CTTCGGCCAAGGTGAAGGGATAGTCCAGACCACGAACCCGAGAGGGGCGGCGAAAGTCGAAGTGGTATGTAATCAGCGGGTCGAAGGTTCGAACCCTTCCGCGCTCACCATATTAAACCCCCGGCATCTTAAGGTGCCGGGGGTTTTTCTTACATGCGAGTGCCAGCTTTCATCCTTGGTTTTTGCTTGAGTGATTTGTGCGGATGATTGTTAAAATATGTAAGATTGTGCTAGAAAAGAGCTACCTGTTGATGACTGCGTTTCGCGAGGCGATTTTGGTTATCGCCTCAGGGAACATTTCCGCGAAACAAAATAAGACCCATCAGGTAATAAAAGTAATTTCTTGAATTCTTTTCGGAGTCGCTGCAATAATCATAGGAATATTGCGTAAAACCTGATGGTTATAGATAAAATTTTATATTTTAGATTATAAGAAAATGGTTAGAAGGTGGTGAGAAACCACCCTAAATCATGAAGATTGAGAAGAGTGACTGTGTGATGCGACTTGGATTAGTCGACCGGTTTCGGAGGCGTGAATCAGGCGCGGTTCTTATCGAACTGTCGCTCGTCGCTCCTATGCTAATCATTACATTTATTGCGATAGCGCAATTTTCTTTCGCTTTTTATGTCGATGCAACTCTGCAGAGCGCCACACGAGCAGCCGTACGATTTGCATCGATGGGGGGCGGCATCACGACTGCTGATACCTATACCACTTGCACGTCGGTAGCCCCAAATTCAGTCGAGAGCAACGCTTGCGACTATATCGCGAACACGAACCTTTTTGGCTTGCTTGGAGATTTTGAAGTAAAAGCCGGGACTTATGCAGGCAATGACGGCGGTACCGGATCGGATACGACGGATGATACGGCCGAAACGGTTCGTGTTTATGCCCGCGTTCTGTTGAGTGACGTGGTTTTCATTGACTTCCGTGGTTTACTGGGGGGCGGTCGCTACATTGAGAGCTTCTCTGCCATGGTGGTGCAGCCATGATGATACGTAAGCTCAAGAGATTCCGTGCCACCTGTCAGGGTGGTGTCATGATAGAGGCGGCCATTGCCGTTCCGCTTTTCATCATCCTGGTATCCAGCATTATCCAGTTAGGCTTCATCGCCAATTCCTATGTGCAAATGCAGGACGCTGTTCGATTTGCCGCACGCGAGATGTCTGTTGGCCGTGTCACGAGTGGCGGTGGCGTTTATACCAACACCTGTGCGTCGGCCAGCGGTCAGGCGGCAACGACTGCGCAGCGAGTTGTTTGTGATCAAGTCAGTGCACTACCTGGAAATTTCAGTGTGGTGGCCGATCAGAATGCATCGGGTGCATCCCTTGTTCGTTTAACGATCCCGCTAAATGATCTGTTGTTCTTCAACATCAGTTTTCTCGGCGGCGGCGGCACCCTTACAGCGGAGGCAAGCTATGGTAACGAAGAATCCTAACGAGCCGCGGACCTATCCGCGAAGCTTGGCTCGTCGTTTCCTGCGAGGCGATGGCGGGATGGTCCTTATCTGGGTCACGGTGCTATTGCCGGTTCTGCTGGGGATTGCCGCGTTGGCGATCGATGCATCCTATATTTTCTCCAACCGCAGCCGCGCACAAGCTGCCGCGGACGCAGCAGCACTCGCCGGCAGCTATCTGGTTGACGGCGGCACGCAAAAAGAAGTTGAGGATGCCGGCTTCGCGGCCGCGCGCGCCAACCTGGCTATTGGCGGCGGATCGGGTATCAACATCGACAGCATCGTGATTGAACGCGGTGTGTGGGATTGCTCGGGTATTGTTTATCCGGCGACCTGCTTCACCGTTACAGGCACGGACCCGACGGCAGTGCGCGCCAGCGTTTCGCTTGGTGACGGTGGCGCCAGCACGGTCCAGCTTTTCTTCGCCAAAGCCATCGGGTTCGGCGATCAGGAGATCAATGTCGACGCCGTGGCCAACGTGATTGGTGGCGGTCCGCCTCAGGATTGCGTGGTTGCCTTGAATGAGCATGATGCCGCAGCTTTCTATATGAACGGCAACAACGACATCAATGCCACAGATTGTAATATTCAGATCGCATCCGACCACCCGACTGCTGCGGCAGAAATCAACGGAGGCGCTTCCAACATTACGATTACCGGCGGTACCTTTAACGTCGATGGTGCTTACAGCGGAAAGACTGGCGTCGTTAACCCGGAGCCAGTTGAAGGCGCTGGTTGCGCACCGAACTGCAATCCCTATTCGGGTCTTAATCCGATCCATGAACTGCTGCAGGATATCGCTTATGCACCGGCAGGGGGGAGCTACGACCAGGTAAGCCCACCCTCCGGATTCCAATGCACCCATGGAGCTCCCGGTTCGCCTACGAGCATTACTGGCGGTACTGCCTTGACACCCGGTGTCTACTGCGGCGGTATAACTGACTTTGGTGGCGGTACCGCCACCATGGCGCCGGGAACCTATGTCATGCTCGATGGGCCGCTGGACACAAACGCTGTCATACTGGACGGCACGGCTGGTGTAACCATCGTCATGGTCGATACCGGAGGTGCCGCTGATTCCTACATCTCCAGCAGTGGTAATGCCGGCTTCAACCTGACGGCACCGGATGCCGCGAGTGGCAGCCCCTTTGGCGGATTCATTATCTGGGAAGCCATCACGAACCCGAAGAGTGCTGATCCCAATGATTGGAAGATATCCGGTACGCCAAATAGCGATCTGATTGGCGCTATCTATACACCGAATGCCTGGTGGTCTTTCCGGGGTGATGTGAACCAGGGTGCCGGTGGTGCCGACTGCTTCCTCGTAATCTCGGATAAACTTGATTTCCGAGGCGGCACGCAAACCGATTTCTCCGCAGCAGGATGCGGCGGATTCGGTGGAACCCCGCTGTTCACGGATGATCGCTACGCACTCGTCCAGTAGAACCAGCGCTTAATCGTGTGAATAGGGCGGCTCGAGTAAATGGGCCGCCCTATTTCTATTCGGGACTAACGACACAAAATTGAACAACAAACAGACATTTGTTTCAAATTTTCCGCAAATAAACGATAATCAAA
This is a stretch of genomic DNA from Limibacillus halophilus. It encodes these proteins:
- a CDS encoding pilus assembly protein TadG-related protein, with amino-acid sequence MVTKNPNEPRTYPRSLARRFLRGDGGMVLIWVTVLLPVLLGIAALAIDASYIFSNRSRAQAAADAAALAGSYLVDGGTQKEVEDAGFAAARANLAIGGGSGINIDSIVIERGVWDCSGIVYPATCFTVTGTDPTAVRASVSLGDGGASTVQLFFAKAIGFGDQEINVDAVANVIGGGPPQDCVVALNEHDAAAFYMNGNNDINATDCNIQIASDHPTAAAEINGGASNITITGGTFNVDGAYSGKTGVVNPEPVEGAGCAPNCNPYSGLNPIHELLQDIAYAPAGGSYDQVSPPSGFQCTHGAPGSPTSITGGTALTPGVYCGGITDFGGGTATMAPGTYVMLDGPLDTNAVILDGTAGVTIVMVDTGGAADSYISSSGNAGFNLTAPDAASGSPFGGFIIWEAITNPKSADPNDWKISGTPNSDLIGAIYTPNAWWSFRGDVNQGAGGADCFLVISDKLDFRGGTQTDFSAAGCGGFGGTPLFTDDRYALVQ
- a CDS encoding TadE/TadG family type IV pilus assembly protein; protein product: MKIEKSDCVMRLGLVDRFRRRESGAVLIELSLVAPMLIITFIAIAQFSFAFYVDATLQSATRAAVRFASMGGGITTADTYTTCTSVAPNSVESNACDYIANTNLFGLLGDFEVKAGTYAGNDGGTGSDTTDDTAETVRVYARVLLSDVVFIDFRGLLGGGRYIESFSAMVVQP
- a CDS encoding TadE/TadG family type IV pilus assembly protein; translated protein: MMIRKLKRFRATCQGGVMIEAAIAVPLFIILVSSIIQLGFIANSYVQMQDAVRFAAREMSVGRVTSGGGVYTNTCASASGQAATTAQRVVCDQVSALPGNFSVVADQNASGASLVRLTIPLNDLLFFNISFLGGGGTLTAEASYGNEES